From Halotia branconii CENA392, the proteins below share one genomic window:
- a CDS encoding lipid kinase — MDAENWTYRLQRALPVSSRALLLINRHARQGEKRLSEAINCLQQLGFNLIEESIENPTNISETILRYQHEVDLVIIGGGDGTLNAAVDSLVEAQLPLGILPLGTANDLARTLGIPNSLNEACKVIAYGDLRRIDLGLVNGKYFFNVASLGLSVKITQRLTKEVKRRWGILAYAATALQVIWESRPFSAEIRINGKSLHVKTIQIAVGNGRYYGGGMAVVHYATIDDQRLDLYSLEIKHWWQIISLFPAMREGRHIYRRGVRAIQGQNIEIITRKPRPINTDGEITTYTPASFRVVPNAVTIIVPPVETF; from the coding sequence ATGGACGCGGAAAATTGGACGTATCGATTACAAAGGGCGCTACCCGTAAGTTCCCGCGCATTACTATTAATAAATCGTCATGCTCGTCAAGGAGAAAAGCGTCTCTCAGAAGCAATTAATTGTCTTCAGCAACTTGGCTTTAATTTAATCGAAGAATCAATCGAAAATCCCACAAATATTTCTGAAACTATACTCCGTTATCAACATGAAGTTGACTTGGTAATTATTGGCGGTGGTGATGGCACACTTAATGCCGCAGTAGATAGTTTAGTTGAGGCTCAATTACCTTTAGGAATTTTACCTTTGGGAACTGCTAATGATTTAGCAAGGACTTTAGGTATTCCTAACTCTTTAAACGAAGCTTGTAAAGTAATTGCCTATGGAGATCTGCGACGCATTGACTTAGGATTAGTAAATGGCAAATACTTTTTTAATGTTGCTAGTTTAGGACTGAGTGTCAAGATTACCCAGCGGCTTACCAAAGAAGTTAAGCGCCGTTGGGGAATATTAGCCTACGCTGCTACCGCATTACAAGTGATTTGGGAGTCTCGGCCTTTTAGTGCAGAAATTCGTATTAATGGTAAATCTTTACATGTGAAAACTATACAAATCGCCGTGGGTAATGGGCGCTACTATGGTGGCGGTATGGCAGTGGTTCATTATGCGACAATCGACGATCAAAGATTAGATTTATATAGCTTAGAAATAAAACACTGGTGGCAAATCATATCGTTATTTCCAGCCATGCGAGAAGGGCGGCACATTTATCGGCGGGGTGTCCGTGCCATTCAAGGACAGAATATTGAGATCATTACTCGCAAACCACGTCCAATCAATACCGATGGTGAAATTACGACATACACACCTGCTAGTTTTCGGGTTGTACCAAATGCCGTAACTATTATAGTGCCACCAGTTGAAACTTTTTAA
- a CDS encoding exopolysaccharide biosynthesis protein, with translation MNLRFSQEIKSLLQRLTEQQLTLGQILAETSERGFSLVIALLVLPFLLPMPPGLTGPFGGACLLLSVQMVLGRRSPWLPRRIARYKFPRPFAQLLLQNLQRLTKILEKIARPRLKKIANNPLTWRINGLCISWLAILLISPIPFTNPIPTVGILLLAVATIEADGLLICISYVITTLITLLFGFIGYALWLAPSLLPSIFRVA, from the coding sequence ATGAATTTGAGATTTTCTCAAGAAATTAAATCTTTGCTGCAACGCTTAACCGAACAGCAATTGACTTTAGGCCAAATTTTGGCAGAAACTTCTGAACGGGGTTTTAGTTTAGTCATTGCATTATTAGTTTTGCCTTTTTTACTTCCTATGCCGCCGGGATTAACAGGGCCTTTTGGCGGGGCTTGTTTGCTGTTGTCAGTACAGATGGTTTTGGGTAGGCGATCGCCTTGGCTACCTCGAAGAATTGCCCGTTACAAATTTCCTCGTCCTTTTGCTCAGTTATTGTTACAAAACCTGCAACGTCTCACCAAAATTTTAGAGAAAATTGCCCGTCCCCGACTCAAGAAAATAGCCAATAATCCTTTAACTTGGCGAATTAATGGGCTTTGTATCTCTTGGTTAGCAATATTATTAATTTCACCAATTCCCTTTACCAACCCTATACCTACTGTAGGTATTTTACTTTTGGCAGTTGCCACTATCGAAGCAGATGGTTTACTGATTTGCATTAGCTACGTAATCACTACTTTAATTACATTGCTATTTGGATTTATTGGTTATGCTTTGTGGTTAGCTCCTAGTTTGCTACCATCTATCTTCAGAGTAGCCTAA
- a CDS encoding SDR family NAD(P)-dependent oxidoreductase: MNTTPHVNREKTALITGASGGIGYELAKLFANDGYNLVLIARNEEKLIQVAQEFTRKSGIKVEIIVKDLSIPTAPAEIFTKVQQAGIKVDVLVNNAGFGAYGFFYETDIVTELQMLQLNVVSLTHLTKLFLKDMVKQGSGKILNVSSGAAFQPGPLMAVYFATKAYVLSFSEAIANELEGTGVTVTVVCPGTTASGFQERAAMEESKLVTSQKVMDAETVAKISYRGLMANKTVVVPGVRNKLLAEAVRFTPRKMVVKIAREMNSK, encoded by the coding sequence ATGAATACAACACCTCACGTAAACAGGGAAAAAACCGCTTTAATTACTGGGGCATCTGGGGGAATAGGATATGAACTAGCCAAGTTATTTGCTAACGATGGCTATAACTTAGTATTAATTGCTAGAAATGAAGAAAAGTTAATTCAAGTTGCTCAGGAATTTACCAGGAAATCAGGTATTAAAGTTGAAATTATTGTTAAGGATTTATCAATACCAACGGCTCCGGCAGAAATTTTTACAAAAGTACAACAAGCAGGTATTAAAGTTGATGTGCTGGTCAATAATGCCGGATTTGGGGCGTATGGATTCTTTTATGAAACAGATATTGTAACAGAATTGCAAATGCTACAGCTAAATGTGGTTAGCCTCACCCATTTAACTAAATTATTTCTCAAAGATATGGTCAAGCAAGGTTCTGGGAAGATATTAAATGTTTCTTCAGGTGCAGCCTTTCAACCAGGGCCTTTAATGGCAGTTTATTTTGCGACAAAAGCTTATGTATTATCATTTTCAGAAGCGATCGCTAATGAATTAGAAGGTACAGGTGTAACAGTAACCGTAGTTTGTCCGGGAACTACAGCATCTGGTTTCCAAGAAAGAGCAGCGATGGAAGAATCGAAGTTGGTTACGAGTCAAAAAGTTATGGATGCTGAAACCGTAGCTAAGATTAGCTACCGTGGCTTAATGGCAAATAAAACTGTTGTTGTCCCTGGTGTGAGAAATAAGTTACTTGCTGAAGCTGTAAGATTTACACCCAGAAAAATGGTTGTCAAAATAGCCAGAGAGATGAATAGTAAGTAA